The Erinaceus europaeus chromosome 16, mEriEur2.1, whole genome shotgun sequence genome includes a window with the following:
- the SHF gene encoding SH2 domain-containing adapter protein F isoform X2: protein MLLSGAPPAGSGPGPRAQGGAAGGPGGSRRGAGGAGAGPGGGGSGGVAKWLREHLGFRGGGGGGGGKPAPPEPDYRAPAPSPAAPPAPPPDILAAYRLQRERDFEDPYSGGPSGSTAPATPAAPGPAPPPRHGSPPHRLIRVETPGPPAAPPEERISGHPASSDRLAILEDYADPFDVQESGDTPTGASGVPEKVPENDGYMEPYEAQKMMAEIRGSKDTAAQPLPLYDTPYEPEEEGATPEGEGAAWPRESRLPEDDERPPEEYDQPWEWKKERISKAFAAQFEGTEKSCLSPGWEEKGRLPRLSAGNPKSAKPLSLEPSSPLGEWTDPALPLENQVWYHGAISRTDAENLLRLCKEASYLVRNSETSKNDFSLSLKSSQGFMHMKLSRTKEHKYVLGQNSPPFSSVPEIVHHYASRKLPIKGAEHMSLLYPVAIRTL from the exons ATGCTGCTGAGCGGAGCTCCTCCCGCAGGCTCCGGCCCGGGGCCGCGGGCGCAGGGGGGCGCGGCGGGCGGCCCGGGGGGGTCGCGGCGGGGCGCCGGGGGTGCAGGCGCCGGCCCGGGAGGGGGTGGCAGCGGCGGGGTGGCCAAGTGGCTCCGGGAGCACCTGGGCTTTCGCGGGGGGGGCGGCGGCGGAGGGGGAAAGCCGGCGCCCCCGGAGCCGGACTACCGGGCCCCCGCGCCCTCCCCGGCCGCGCCCCCCGCGCCGCCGCCGGACATCCTGGCCGCCTACCGGCTGCAGAGAGAGCGCGACTTCGAGGACCCCTACTCCGGGGGCCCATCCGGCTCCACTGCCCCGGCCACCCCCGCCGCCCCGGGCCCCGCGCCGCCCCCGCGCCACGGCTCGCCCCCCCACCGCCTTATTCGGGTCGAGACCCCCGGGCCCCCTGCCGCTCCTCCAGAGGAGCGGATCTCTGGACACCCTGCCAGCAGCGACCGG CTGGCAATCCTAGAGGACTATGCGGACCCATTCGATGTTCAGGAGTCTGGTGACACCCCAACAGGAGCTTCAGGAGTCCCAGAGAAGGTCCCCGAAAATGACGGCTACATGGAGCCCTACGAGGCCCAAAAGATGATGGCTG AGATCCGGGGCTCCAAGGACACAGCAGCTCAGCCCCTGCCTCTGTATGACACGCCATATGagccagaggaggagggggccactCCGGAGGGCGAGGGGGCCGCTTGGCCCCGGGAGTCCCGGCTACCAGAGGATGACGAGAGGCCCCCCGAGGAGTATGACCAGCCCTGGGAGTGGAAGAAGGAGCGGATTTCCAAAGCCTTTGCAG CCCAGTTTGAAGGCACTGAGAAGAGCTGCTTGTCACCAGGCTGGGAGGAGAAAGGACGGCTCCCTCGACTCTCTGCAGGGAACCCCAAGTCAGCCAAGCCCCTAAGCCTGGAGCCCAGCAGCCCCCTAGGGGAGTGGACAGACCCAGCACTGCCTTTGGAAAACcaggt CTGGTACCACGGGGCCATCAGCCGAACCGATGCCGAGAACCTGCTGCGGCTGTGCAAAGAGGCCAGCTACCTGGTGCGCAACAGTGAGACCAGCAAGAAtgacttctccctttccctcaa GAGCAGTCAGGGCTTCATGCACATGAAGCTCTCGAGGACCAAAGAACACAAGTATGTGCTGGGCCAGAACAGCCCGCCCTTCAGCAGCGTCCCAGAAATCGTGCACCACTACGCCAGCCGCAAGCTGCCCATCAAGGGGGCCGAACACATGTCCCTGCTCTACCCCGTGGCCATCCGGACTCTGTAG
- the SHF gene encoding SH2 domain-containing adapter protein F isoform X1, translating to MLLSGAPPAGSGPGPRAQGGAAGGPGGSRRGAGGAGAGPGGGGSGGVAKWLREHLGFRGGGGGGGGKPAPPEPDYRAPAPSPAAPPAPPPDILAAYRLQRERDFEDPYSGGPSGSTAPATPAAPGPAPPPRHGSPPHRLIRVETPGPPAAPPEERISGHPASSDRLAILEDYADPFDVQESGDTPTGASGVPEKVPENDGYMEPYEAQKMMAEIRGSKDTAAQPLPLYDTPYEPEEEGATPEGEGAAWPRESRLPEDDERPPEEYDQPWEWKKERISKAFAVDIKVIKDLPWPPPVGQLDSSPSLPDGDRDISGPASPLPEPGLEDSSAQFEGTEKSCLSPGWEEKGRLPRLSAGNPKSAKPLSLEPSSPLGEWTDPALPLENQVWYHGAISRTDAENLLRLCKEASYLVRNSETSKNDFSLSLKSSQGFMHMKLSRTKEHKYVLGQNSPPFSSVPEIVHHYASRKLPIKGAEHMSLLYPVAIRTL from the exons ATGCTGCTGAGCGGAGCTCCTCCCGCAGGCTCCGGCCCGGGGCCGCGGGCGCAGGGGGGCGCGGCGGGCGGCCCGGGGGGGTCGCGGCGGGGCGCCGGGGGTGCAGGCGCCGGCCCGGGAGGGGGTGGCAGCGGCGGGGTGGCCAAGTGGCTCCGGGAGCACCTGGGCTTTCGCGGGGGGGGCGGCGGCGGAGGGGGAAAGCCGGCGCCCCCGGAGCCGGACTACCGGGCCCCCGCGCCCTCCCCGGCCGCGCCCCCCGCGCCGCCGCCGGACATCCTGGCCGCCTACCGGCTGCAGAGAGAGCGCGACTTCGAGGACCCCTACTCCGGGGGCCCATCCGGCTCCACTGCCCCGGCCACCCCCGCCGCCCCGGGCCCCGCGCCGCCCCCGCGCCACGGCTCGCCCCCCCACCGCCTTATTCGGGTCGAGACCCCCGGGCCCCCTGCCGCTCCTCCAGAGGAGCGGATCTCTGGACACCCTGCCAGCAGCGACCGG CTGGCAATCCTAGAGGACTATGCGGACCCATTCGATGTTCAGGAGTCTGGTGACACCCCAACAGGAGCTTCAGGAGTCCCAGAGAAGGTCCCCGAAAATGACGGCTACATGGAGCCCTACGAGGCCCAAAAGATGATGGCTG AGATCCGGGGCTCCAAGGACACAGCAGCTCAGCCCCTGCCTCTGTATGACACGCCATATGagccagaggaggagggggccactCCGGAGGGCGAGGGGGCCGCTTGGCCCCGGGAGTCCCGGCTACCAGAGGATGACGAGAGGCCCCCCGAGGAGTATGACCAGCCCTGGGAGTGGAAGAAGGAGCGGATTTCCAAAGCCTTTGCAG TTGACATTAAGGTCATCAAAGACCTACCTTGGCCTCCGCCTGTGGGACAGCTGGACAGCAGCCCTTCCCTGCCTGATGGGGACAGGGACATCTCCGGTCCAGCCTCACCCCTCCCTGAGCCCGGCCTGGAGGACAGCAGCG CCCAGTTTGAAGGCACTGAGAAGAGCTGCTTGTCACCAGGCTGGGAGGAGAAAGGACGGCTCCCTCGACTCTCTGCAGGGAACCCCAAGTCAGCCAAGCCCCTAAGCCTGGAGCCCAGCAGCCCCCTAGGGGAGTGGACAGACCCAGCACTGCCTTTGGAAAACcaggt CTGGTACCACGGGGCCATCAGCCGAACCGATGCCGAGAACCTGCTGCGGCTGTGCAAAGAGGCCAGCTACCTGGTGCGCAACAGTGAGACCAGCAAGAAtgacttctccctttccctcaa GAGCAGTCAGGGCTTCATGCACATGAAGCTCTCGAGGACCAAAGAACACAAGTATGTGCTGGGCCAGAACAGCCCGCCCTTCAGCAGCGTCCCAGAAATCGTGCACCACTACGCCAGCCGCAAGCTGCCCATCAAGGGGGCCGAACACATGTCCCTGCTCTACCCCGTGGCCATCCGGACTCTGTAG
- the SHF gene encoding SH2 domain-containing adapter protein F isoform X3 has product MLLSGAPPAGSGPGPRAQGGAAGGPGGSRRGAGGAGAGPGGGGSGGVAKWLREHLGFRGGGGGGGGKPAPPEPDYRAPAPSPAAPPAPPPDILAAYRLQRERDFEDPYSGGPSGSTAPATPAAPGPAPPPRHGSPPHRLIRVETPGPPAAPPEERISGHPASSDRLAILEDYADPFDVQESGDTPTGASGVPEKVPENDGYMEPYEAQKMMAEIRGSKDTAAQPLPLYDTPYEPEEEGATPEGEGAAWPRESRLPEDDERPPEEYDQPWEWKKERISKAFAVDIKVIKDLPWPPPVGQLDSSPSLPDGDRDISGPASPLPEPGLEDSSAQFEGTEKSCLSPGWEEKGRLPRLSAGNPKSAKPLSLEPSSPLGEWTDPALPLENQVAHHGPCRDTYLSHPQLVPRGHQPNRCREPAAAVQRGQLPGAQQ; this is encoded by the exons ATGCTGCTGAGCGGAGCTCCTCCCGCAGGCTCCGGCCCGGGGCCGCGGGCGCAGGGGGGCGCGGCGGGCGGCCCGGGGGGGTCGCGGCGGGGCGCCGGGGGTGCAGGCGCCGGCCCGGGAGGGGGTGGCAGCGGCGGGGTGGCCAAGTGGCTCCGGGAGCACCTGGGCTTTCGCGGGGGGGGCGGCGGCGGAGGGGGAAAGCCGGCGCCCCCGGAGCCGGACTACCGGGCCCCCGCGCCCTCCCCGGCCGCGCCCCCCGCGCCGCCGCCGGACATCCTGGCCGCCTACCGGCTGCAGAGAGAGCGCGACTTCGAGGACCCCTACTCCGGGGGCCCATCCGGCTCCACTGCCCCGGCCACCCCCGCCGCCCCGGGCCCCGCGCCGCCCCCGCGCCACGGCTCGCCCCCCCACCGCCTTATTCGGGTCGAGACCCCCGGGCCCCCTGCCGCTCCTCCAGAGGAGCGGATCTCTGGACACCCTGCCAGCAGCGACCGG CTGGCAATCCTAGAGGACTATGCGGACCCATTCGATGTTCAGGAGTCTGGTGACACCCCAACAGGAGCTTCAGGAGTCCCAGAGAAGGTCCCCGAAAATGACGGCTACATGGAGCCCTACGAGGCCCAAAAGATGATGGCTG AGATCCGGGGCTCCAAGGACACAGCAGCTCAGCCCCTGCCTCTGTATGACACGCCATATGagccagaggaggagggggccactCCGGAGGGCGAGGGGGCCGCTTGGCCCCGGGAGTCCCGGCTACCAGAGGATGACGAGAGGCCCCCCGAGGAGTATGACCAGCCCTGGGAGTGGAAGAAGGAGCGGATTTCCAAAGCCTTTGCAG TTGACATTAAGGTCATCAAAGACCTACCTTGGCCTCCGCCTGTGGGACAGCTGGACAGCAGCCCTTCCCTGCCTGATGGGGACAGGGACATCTCCGGTCCAGCCTCACCCCTCCCTGAGCCCGGCCTGGAGGACAGCAGCG CCCAGTTTGAAGGCACTGAGAAGAGCTGCTTGTCACCAGGCTGGGAGGAGAAAGGACGGCTCCCTCGACTCTCTGCAGGGAACCCCAAGTCAGCCAAGCCCCTAAGCCTGGAGCCCAGCAGCCCCCTAGGGGAGTGGACAGACCCAGCACTGCCTTTGGAAAACcag GTAGCACACCACGGACCCTGCAGAGACACCTACCTCTCTCATCCTCAGCTGGTACCACGGGGCCATCAGCCGAACCGATGCCGAGAACCTGCTGCGGCTGTGCAAAGAGGCCAGCTACCTGGTGCGCAACAGTGA